A region of Streptomyces sp. WMMC500 DNA encodes the following proteins:
- a CDS encoding DUF6528 family protein, which produces MTGRPTRRTALLTALGAGAAATLPAAGAHAAGARPEPPVAVTDQKSRRVLVLDPRLPWDSADAVRWAFSPEGDERYADLVPQASWTYVDEAKARRRRGRTYLLTTASFGFAAVVEVPTGRRYWAGALAGGTDTVNPHSIELLPDGNVAVAGSTGDTIRLYAASQGPANDTYAEYRFDDAHGLQWDTWRGVLWAIGYDELIALKVGGTRAEPTLTRVHGAALPHPEGVRAGGHDLSLVASRPGRLWLTTNHAVYQYDIARREFRQDFAGAAQISRRSVKAVSDVRGSGRVATTVPEPGLGETWWTTTVSAHNPEGAYRLPDGGIYKARWWVPEPR; this is translated from the coding sequence ATGACCGGCAGACCCACCCGACGTACGGCCCTGCTCACCGCCCTCGGCGCGGGCGCCGCCGCCACGCTTCCGGCCGCCGGCGCGCACGCGGCCGGCGCGAGGCCCGAGCCGCCCGTCGCCGTCACCGACCAGAAGTCCCGCCGCGTGCTCGTCCTCGACCCCCGCCTGCCGTGGGACTCGGCGGACGCCGTGCGCTGGGCCTTCTCGCCGGAGGGCGACGAGAGGTACGCGGACCTGGTGCCGCAGGCGAGCTGGACGTACGTCGACGAGGCCAAGGCCCGCCGCCGCAGGGGCCGTACGTACCTGCTGACCACCGCCTCCTTCGGCTTCGCCGCCGTCGTCGAGGTGCCCACCGGCCGCCGCTACTGGGCCGGTGCCCTCGCCGGCGGCACGGACACGGTCAACCCGCACAGCATCGAGCTGCTCCCCGACGGCAACGTCGCCGTCGCCGGCAGCACCGGCGACACCATCCGCCTCTACGCCGCGTCGCAGGGCCCGGCGAACGACACGTACGCCGAGTACCGCTTCGACGACGCGCACGGGCTCCAGTGGGACACCTGGCGCGGCGTGTTGTGGGCCATCGGCTACGACGAACTGATCGCCCTGAAGGTCGGCGGTACGCGCGCGGAGCCCACGCTCACCCGCGTCCACGGCGCCGCGCTGCCGCACCCCGAGGGCGTCCGGGCCGGCGGGCACGACCTCAGCCTCGTCGCGAGCCGTCCCGGCCGGCTGTGGCTGACCACCAACCACGCGGTGTACCAGTACGACATCGCCCGGCGCGAGTTCCGCCAGGACTTCGCCGGTGCGGCGCAGATCAGCCGGCGCAGCGTGAAGGCGGTCAGCGACGTGCGGGGGAGCGGCCGGGTCGCCACGACCGTGCCGGAGCCGGGGCTCGGCGAGACGTGGTGGACGACGACGGTGTCGGCGCACAACCCGGAGGGCGCGTACCGGCTCCCGGACGGCGGGATCTACAAGGCGCGCTGGTGGGTGCCGGAGCCCCGGTGA
- a CDS encoding YciI family protein, whose amino-acid sequence MRYMMLIEPDLERSPKDGMPSQEIMDEMGKLLEEMTRSGVLLDTAGLKPAEEAVRVTSDRGNLSVVDGPFTEAKELVGGYLIAQVKSKEEALEWANRFLKVHGDEWVITLELREIMEP is encoded by the coding sequence ATGCGCTACATGATGCTGATCGAGCCGGACCTGGAGCGCAGCCCGAAGGACGGGATGCCCAGCCAGGAGATCATGGACGAGATGGGCAAGCTGCTGGAGGAGATGACCAGGTCGGGGGTGCTGCTGGACACCGCCGGGCTGAAGCCCGCGGAGGAGGCCGTACGGGTCACCTCCGACCGCGGCAACCTGTCCGTGGTCGACGGGCCGTTCACCGAGGCCAAGGAACTGGTCGGCGGCTATCTGATCGCCCAGGTCAAGTCGAAGGAGGAGGCCCTGGAGTGGGCCAACCGCTTCCTGAAGGTGCACGGTGACGAGTGGGTCATCACCCTGGAGCTGCGGGAGATCATGGAGCCGTAG
- a CDS encoding glutaminyl-peptide cyclotransferase produces MRRITVTVCALLAVALAACSTGDPEAAATNGGTPASEGVAGGGGRSPARTDQAPQELRVRVLERLPHDTEAFTQGLELRGADLYEGTGLEGSSSVRRGPAGGPPTVRRDLPAPLFGEGLTLVGSRLWQLTWQNGIAIEREADTLKELRRVRYDGEGWGLCHDGTDGGAGGRLVMSDGSSRLTFRDPETFEATGHVDVTRDGVPVDRLNELECTDDGSVYANVYQTETLVRIDPDTGAVTAGIDASGLLTPAELRAGARELNGIAAVPGGDEFLLTGKYWPRMFRVAFVPR; encoded by the coding sequence ATGCGCCGCATCACCGTGACCGTCTGCGCCCTCCTCGCCGTGGCCCTGGCCGCGTGTTCGACGGGGGATCCGGAGGCGGCGGCGACCAATGGGGGCACCCCCGCCAGTGAGGGCGTAGCCGGCGGGGGAGGCCGGAGCCCGGCCCGTACGGACCAGGCCCCTCAGGAGCTACGGGTACGGGTGCTGGAGCGCCTGCCGCATGACACCGAGGCGTTCACGCAGGGCCTGGAGCTGCGCGGCGCCGACCTCTACGAAGGCACCGGCCTGGAGGGCAGCTCCTCCGTCCGCCGCGGCCCCGCCGGCGGCCCGCCCACCGTCCGCCGCGACCTGCCCGCGCCGCTCTTCGGCGAGGGCCTGACGCTCGTCGGCTCCCGGCTCTGGCAGCTCACCTGGCAGAACGGCATCGCCATCGAGCGGGAGGCGGACACCCTCAAGGAGCTGCGCCGGGTGCGCTACGACGGCGAGGGCTGGGGCCTGTGCCACGACGGTACGGACGGCGGCGCCGGCGGCCGGCTCGTCATGAGCGACGGCAGCTCCCGGCTCACGTTCCGCGACCCGGAGACGTTCGAGGCCACCGGCCACGTGGACGTCACCCGCGACGGCGTCCCCGTCGACCGGCTCAACGAGCTGGAGTGCACCGACGACGGCAGCGTCTACGCGAACGTCTACCAAACCGAGACCCTGGTCCGCATCGACCCGGACACCGGCGCCGTCACCGCCGGCATCGACGCCTCGGGGCTGCTCACGCCGGCCGAGCTGCGGGCCGGGGCGCGCGAGCTCAACGGGATCGCCGCGGTCCCCGGCGGCGACGAGTTCCTGCTCACCGGCAAGTACTGGCCGCGGATGTTCCGGGTCGCGTTCGTGCCGCGCTGA
- a CDS encoding superoxide dismutase, translated as MTPNHPHPRLSRRLLLGAAAGATLTAATAAGTGAAYGASGPHGTTRPAGPAGASARHGRGGDWPTEFPLPDGWLPEGITIGSRPYAYMGSRANGAVLRADLRTGAGKVVHAGAPGTASIGLKLDRDGLLYVAGGAGGTASVIDARTGAVVATHRLTPPTGHFVNDTVLLGRSAWFTDSQAAVLYAVPRGRSGEVRTLPLTGDWVQTPGVFNANGIVDTPDGRGVIVVSSSPGRLYHVDLRTGHATELALRGATDVANGDGLARVGHTLYVVRNRDNLVAAFRLDRAIRTATLHHTITDPRFDVPTTAARYGNRLYLVNARFTSPQEPDTTFNAVAVPL; from the coding sequence ATGACTCCGAACCACCCCCACCCCCGGCTCTCCCGCCGCCTGCTCCTCGGCGCCGCCGCAGGCGCGACGCTCACGGCCGCGACGGCGGCCGGCACGGGAGCGGCGTACGGCGCGAGCGGCCCGCACGGGACGACCAGGCCGGCCGGCCCGGCCGGTGCGAGCGCGCGGCACGGCCGCGGCGGCGACTGGCCGACCGAGTTCCCGCTCCCCGACGGCTGGCTCCCCGAGGGCATCACGATAGGCAGCCGCCCGTACGCATACATGGGCTCCCGCGCCAACGGCGCCGTCCTCCGCGCGGACCTGCGCACCGGCGCGGGCAAGGTCGTCCACGCCGGCGCCCCCGGCACGGCGTCCATCGGCCTGAAGCTGGACCGCGACGGCCTGCTGTACGTGGCGGGCGGCGCCGGCGGTACGGCCAGCGTCATCGACGCCCGTACCGGCGCGGTGGTCGCGACCCACCGGCTGACGCCCCCGACGGGCCACTTCGTCAACGACACCGTCCTCCTCGGCCGCAGCGCCTGGTTCACCGACTCCCAGGCGGCCGTCCTCTACGCCGTCCCCCGCGGCCGCTCCGGCGAGGTCCGCACCCTCCCGCTCACCGGCGACTGGGTGCAGACGCCGGGCGTCTTCAACGCCAACGGCATCGTCGACACCCCCGACGGCCGCGGTGTCATCGTCGTCAGCAGCTCCCCCGGCCGCCTGTACCACGTCGACCTGCGGACCGGCCACGCCACGGAGCTCGCGCTGCGCGGCGCGACGGACGTCGCCAACGGCGACGGCCTGGCCCGCGTCGGCCACACCCTGTACGTGGTGCGGAACCGGGACAACCTCGTCGCCGCCTTCCGCCTCGACCGTGCGATCCGTACCGCCACCCTGCACCACACGATCACGGACCCCCGCTTCGACGTCCCCACCACGGCTGCCCGCTACGGCAACCGCCTCTACCTGGTCAACGCCCGCTTCACGTCCCCCCAGGAACCGGACACCACCTTCAACGCGGTGGCGGTCCCCCTCTGA
- a CDS encoding DMT family transporter, with the protein MSPLMLSVLLSLVSAVAYAGAALVQERVAATTTDADGAGGSFAPLHRGSWWASVVLNCSGALLHMIALAYGPLSLVQPLGALTIVFALPMAALFLGRRAGRAAWRGALLSTVGLVALLALVDPVESQALGGTTAMGLAVATVAVLGVLTLAGMRIRHAAARSVTLAVGSGAAFGMASVFTKDVTADFTDPLAIGMIAILAPAGLLLSQAAYRGAGLSAPLATLTVVNPVIAAAVGVTALNETVRYGVLGALLAVGAGVVAAAGLIELTVQAHRTPPEEPATEPAAGPDDVAAAPVTGRVPAPAAPPEQVTPPEHVTPAEPAASADPVVPVPDGPGTPPGSVPAPTPAYHAGAAAAAVLYETAPAAEAGTEAPETDVSRTDASGAGASGKDAPRTDVPGTDASRTGVSGTGASPAGRADAGHTGPRGPETGTPDTPAPHTPAPGTPAPRGPAPENAAPAGPSPAVAALILAAAAASGGAALAPHHVGCSRLSAPPGSGPATATGAAGPVATRAPADPAPAAAADDTDAALPPCGATAVSRWPHAPHHRDRLRPPRRGPGRVFDGGSGGGGDQWGHPRQ; encoded by the coding sequence ATGAGCCCACTCATGCTGTCGGTGTTGCTTTCGCTGGTGTCAGCGGTGGCGTACGCCGGCGCCGCCCTCGTCCAGGAGCGTGTCGCGGCCACGACGACCGACGCCGACGGCGCCGGCGGGTCCTTCGCGCCGCTGCACCGCGGGAGCTGGTGGGCCTCCGTCGTGCTCAACTGCTCGGGTGCGCTGCTGCACATGATCGCGCTCGCGTACGGGCCGCTCAGCCTGGTCCAGCCGCTGGGCGCGCTGACCATCGTCTTCGCGCTGCCGATGGCGGCGCTGTTCCTCGGCCGCCGCGCCGGGCGGGCCGCCTGGCGCGGGGCGCTGCTGTCGACCGTGGGGCTCGTGGCGCTGCTGGCGCTCGTCGACCCCGTGGAGTCGCAGGCACTGGGCGGGACGACGGCGATGGGGCTGGCCGTGGCGACGGTGGCCGTGCTGGGCGTGCTGACCCTGGCGGGCATGCGGATACGGCATGCGGCGGCCCGGAGCGTGACGCTGGCGGTGGGCTCGGGTGCGGCGTTCGGCATGGCGTCGGTGTTCACCAAGGACGTCACCGCGGACTTCACCGACCCGCTGGCGATCGGCATGATCGCGATCCTGGCCCCGGCCGGGCTGCTGCTGTCGCAGGCGGCGTACCGCGGCGCGGGCCTCTCGGCGCCGCTGGCGACGCTGACGGTGGTCAACCCCGTGATAGCGGCGGCGGTCGGCGTCACCGCGCTGAACGAGACGGTGCGGTACGGGGTGCTGGGCGCCCTGCTCGCCGTCGGGGCGGGCGTGGTCGCGGCGGCGGGGCTGATAGAGCTGACGGTGCAGGCGCACCGTACGCCGCCGGAGGAGCCCGCCACCGAGCCCGCCGCGGGGCCGGACGACGTGGCCGCGGCGCCGGTCACCGGCCGGGTGCCGGCGCCCGCCGCGCCGCCCGAGCAGGTCACCCCGCCGGAGCACGTCACCCCGGCGGAGCCCGCCGCATCTGCCGACCCGGTAGTCCCGGTCCCGGACGGGCCCGGGACTCCGCCCGGCTCCGTACCCGCGCCCACCCCGGCGTACCACGCGGGCGCGGCAGCGGCGGCGGTGCTCTACGAGACCGCCCCGGCCGCGGAGGCCGGGACGGAGGCGCCCGAGACCGATGTGTCCAGGACGGATGCGTCGGGGGCAGGTGCCTCCGGTAAGGATGCGCCGAGGACGGATGTGCCCGGGACGGACGCGTCGAGGACAGGCGTGTCCGGGACGGGTGCGTCCCCCGCCGGTCGCGCCGACGCCGGTCACACCGGCCCCCGCGGCCCCGAGACCGGTACGCCCGACACCCCCGCCCCCCACACCCCGGCGCCCGGGACCCCCGCACCCCGGGGCCCGGCGCCGGAGAACGCCGCCCCCGCGGGCCCGTCACCCGCGGTGGCGGCGCTCATCCTCGCCGCTGCCGCCGCCTCCGGCGGAGCCGCGCTGGCGCCGCACCACGTGGGCTGCTCTCGCTTATCGGCCCCGCCGGGCTCCGGCCCGGCCACGGCGACGGGCGCGGCCGGCCCCGTCGCCACGCGCGCCCCCGCGGACCCCGCGCCGGCCGCTGCCGCCGACGACACCGACGCGGCCCTGCCCCCGTGCGGCGCGACGGCTGTGTCAAGGTGGCCCCATGCGCCGCATCACCGTGACCGTCTGCGCCCTCCTCGCCGTGGCCCTGGCCGCGTGTTCGACGGGGGATCCGGAGGCGGCGGCGACCAATGGGGGCACCCCCGCCAGTGA
- a CDS encoding sigma-70 family RNA polymerase sigma factor has product MTRETVAAPAAEEPVENRLESHRVELTGYCYRMLGSAFEAEDAVQETMVRAWKGFDRFEGRASMRSWLYRIATNVCFDMHGSPQRRARPMDLSSPGAATTSPEVVLGAALPEATWLEPMPDAKVLPEGGDPAEVAAQRDSVRLAFVAALQHLPPRQRVVLILRDVFAWKASEVAELLETSVASVNSALQRARATLATEAPADSEPAKPLDADQQRFLERYVDAFERYDLDALTALMREDVVLSMPPLPLWLRGPEDIRTWFLGTGSVCRGSRLVPCSANGMPAFAQYHPDPETGGHRAWAIQILEIEDGKVTGMNNFLGVDRLFPLFGLPLVLED; this is encoded by the coding sequence GTGACCAGAGAAACGGTGGCGGCCCCCGCCGCGGAAGAGCCGGTGGAGAATCGCCTGGAGTCCCACCGCGTCGAGCTGACCGGGTACTGCTATCGCATGCTCGGCTCCGCCTTCGAGGCGGAGGACGCGGTCCAGGAGACGATGGTGCGCGCCTGGAAGGGCTTCGACCGCTTCGAGGGCCGCGCGTCGATGCGCTCGTGGTTGTACCGCATCGCCACGAATGTCTGTTTCGACATGCACGGCAGCCCCCAGCGCCGCGCCCGCCCGATGGATCTGTCCTCGCCCGGCGCGGCCACGACGTCCCCGGAGGTCGTCCTCGGCGCGGCCCTACCGGAGGCCACGTGGCTGGAGCCGATGCCGGACGCGAAGGTGCTCCCCGAGGGCGGCGACCCGGCCGAGGTCGCGGCCCAGCGCGACTCCGTGCGCCTCGCCTTCGTCGCCGCGCTGCAGCACCTGCCGCCGCGCCAGCGCGTGGTGCTGATCCTGCGGGACGTGTTCGCCTGGAAGGCGAGCGAGGTCGCGGAGCTGCTGGAGACCTCCGTGGCGTCGGTGAACAGCGCGCTGCAGCGCGCCCGCGCGACGCTGGCCACCGAGGCCCCGGCGGACAGCGAGCCGGCCAAGCCGCTGGACGCGGACCAGCAGCGCTTCCTGGAGCGGTACGTGGACGCCTTCGAGCGGTACGACCTGGATGCGCTCACGGCGCTCATGCGCGAGGACGTCGTCCTCTCCATGCCCCCGCTGCCCCTGTGGTTGCGCGGCCCGGAGGACATCCGCACCTGGTTCCTCGGCACCGGCTCGGTCTGCCGCGGCTCCCGCCTGGTCCCCTGCTCGGCGAACGGCATGCCGGCCTTCGCGCAGTACCACCCGGACCCCGAGACCGGCGGGCACCGCGCCTGGGCGATCCAGATCCTGGAGATCGAGGACGGCAAGGTCACGGGGATGAACAACTTCCTGGGCGTGGACCGCCTGTTCCCCCTCTTCGGCCTGCCGCTGGTGCTGGAGGACTGA
- a CDS encoding 3-hydroxyacyl-CoA dehydrogenase family protein produces the protein MTHELTDDTEHSTAPDAPRAVAVVGGGRMGAGIAQSFATAGSRVVIVESGADAAAAAVERVAGGLRRAAERGRLAAGVDPEEVRSRVRAVASVAELPADAGLELVVEAVPEDAGLKARVLADAERAVGPDAVLATNTSSLSVTELAAALGRPGRFLGMHFFNPVPASELVELVTAPETGPAALAAARGWARTLGKTAVVVRDSPGFASSRLGVALGLEAIRMAEEGVAAPADIDTALELGYKHPMGPLRLTDLVGLDVRLAIAEHLCRTLGERFAPPELLRAKVARGELGRKTGQGFYAWP, from the coding sequence ATGACGCACGAGTTGACCGACGACACCGAGCACAGCACAGCGCCGGACGCGCCCCGCGCCGTGGCGGTCGTCGGCGGCGGCCGGATGGGCGCCGGGATTGCGCAGTCGTTCGCGACCGCCGGGTCGCGCGTCGTGATCGTGGAGAGCGGCGCGGACGCGGCGGCGGCAGCGGTGGAGCGGGTCGCCGGCGGGCTGCGGCGGGCCGCCGAACGGGGCCGGCTCGCCGCCGGCGTGGACCCGGAGGAGGTGCGCTCGCGGGTGCGGGCCGTCGCCTCCGTCGCGGAGCTGCCGGCGGACGCGGGGCTGGAGCTGGTGGTGGAGGCGGTGCCGGAGGACGCCGGGCTGAAGGCGCGGGTGCTCGCCGACGCCGAGCGGGCGGTGGGCCCGGACGCCGTGCTGGCCACGAACACCAGCTCGCTGTCCGTCACCGAGCTGGCCGCCGCCCTCGGCCGGCCGGGCCGGTTCCTCGGCATGCACTTCTTCAACCCCGTGCCCGCCTCGGAGCTGGTGGAGCTGGTCACCGCGCCGGAGACCGGTCCCGCTGCGCTCGCCGCGGCGCGCGGCTGGGCGCGGACGCTGGGCAAGACGGCGGTGGTCGTACGGGACTCGCCCGGCTTCGCCAGCAGCAGGCTCGGGGTGGCCCTGGGCCTGGAGGCGATCCGCATGGCCGAGGAGGGCGTGGCGGCGCCCGCGGACATCGACACCGCGTTGGAGCTGGGCTACAAGCACCCGATGGGCCCGCTGCGCCTGACGGACCTCGTCGGGCTCGACGTCCGGCTGGCCATCGCCGAGCACCTGTGCCGGACGCTGGGGGAGCGGTTCGCGCCGCCGGAGCTGCTGCGGGCGAAGGTCGCGCGGGGCGAGTTGGGGCGCAAGACGGGGCAGGGCTTCTACGCCTGGCCGTGA
- a CDS encoding GNAT family N-acetyltransferase: MAAMEIVAVPYDHPDAVTLNDRVQIEYAERYGEGDHTEMDPLQFTPPRGLYLLAYDADGTPLATGGWRAMDATPEGHRAGDAELKRMYVVPEARGRGLARRILAALEESARAAGRVRMVLETGNKQPEAIALYISEGYEPTEKFGYYRFEQDSRCFAKPLRAAGTAGAGEEHDGEQAEGAAAR, translated from the coding sequence ATGGCCGCCATGGAGATCGTCGCCGTGCCCTACGACCACCCCGACGCGGTCACGCTCAACGACCGCGTCCAGATCGAGTACGCCGAGCGGTACGGCGAAGGTGATCACACGGAGATGGACCCGTTGCAGTTCACGCCCCCGCGCGGCCTGTACCTGCTCGCGTACGACGCCGACGGGACCCCCCTCGCCACGGGCGGCTGGCGGGCCATGGACGCGACGCCGGAGGGGCACCGCGCCGGCGACGCGGAGCTGAAGCGGATGTACGTGGTCCCCGAGGCCCGCGGGCGCGGGCTGGCCCGGCGGATACTCGCGGCGCTGGAGGAGAGCGCGCGGGCCGCGGGGCGGGTGCGGATGGTGCTGGAGACGGGCAACAAGCAGCCGGAGGCCATAGCGCTCTACATATCGGAGGGGTACGAGCCGACCGAGAAGTTCGGCTACTACCGCTTCGAGCAGGACAGCCGCTGCTTCGCCAAGCCGCTGCGGGCGGCCGGCACCGCGGGCGCGGGCGAAGAGCACGACGGCGAGCAGGCCGAGGGCGCCGCGGCACGCTGA
- a CDS encoding sigma-70 family RNA polymerase sigma factor: MTASQDARPRREDAPRPPAGARGAADRAVAAVWRIESARIIAGVARIVRDVGVAEELAQDSLVAALEQWPESGVPDNPGAWLTATAKRRAIDLVRRKERYARKLAEIGHDLESRRPEGEAQLAAVLDDDIEDDLLRLVFTACHPVLSTPARVALTLRLLGGLTTDEIARAFLVTEPTVAQRIVRAKRTLAKAEVPFEQPQGAERAERLASVLEVIYLVFNEGYSATAGDDWMRPGLCEDALRLARVLAGLMPKEPEVHGLAALLEIQASRAAARTGPDGEPVLLLEQNRRRWDHLLIRRGFAALARAQSLVAAGAPGPGPYALQAAIAACHARAPRAEDTDWGQIVRLYEALARVAPSPVVELNRAVAVSMAYGPGEALRIVDGLADEPALKDYHLLPSVRGDLLRRLGRAAEARAEFARAADLTRNAQERTLLQTRAESSPDGL, encoded by the coding sequence GTGACGGCTTCGCAGGACGCCCGCCCCCGGCGGGAGGACGCACCCCGGCCGCCCGCCGGCGCGCGGGGGGCCGCCGACCGCGCCGTGGCCGCGGTCTGGCGGATCGAGTCCGCGCGGATCATCGCGGGCGTGGCCCGTATCGTGCGCGACGTCGGGGTGGCGGAGGAACTGGCGCAGGACTCGCTGGTCGCCGCCCTGGAGCAGTGGCCCGAGTCGGGCGTGCCCGACAACCCCGGCGCGTGGCTGACGGCCACGGCCAAGCGGCGGGCCATCGACCTCGTACGCCGCAAGGAGCGCTACGCGCGCAAGCTGGCGGAGATCGGCCACGACCTGGAGAGCCGCCGCCCGGAGGGCGAGGCGCAACTCGCCGCGGTCCTCGACGACGACATCGAGGACGACCTGCTGCGGCTGGTGTTCACGGCCTGCCACCCGGTGCTGTCCACGCCCGCGCGGGTGGCGCTCACGCTGCGGCTCCTCGGCGGGCTGACCACCGACGAGATCGCGCGGGCGTTCCTGGTCACGGAGCCGACGGTGGCGCAGCGCATCGTCCGGGCCAAGCGGACGCTGGCGAAGGCGGAGGTGCCGTTCGAGCAGCCGCAGGGTGCGGAGCGGGCGGAGCGGCTGGCGTCGGTGCTGGAGGTCATCTACCTGGTCTTCAACGAGGGCTACTCGGCGACCGCGGGCGACGACTGGATGCGCCCGGGGCTGTGCGAGGACGCGCTGCGGCTGGCCCGGGTGCTCGCGGGGCTGATGCCGAAGGAGCCGGAGGTGCACGGGCTGGCGGCGCTGCTGGAGATCCAGGCGTCGCGGGCGGCGGCACGCACGGGGCCCGACGGTGAGCCGGTGCTGCTGCTGGAGCAGAACCGCCGACGGTGGGACCACCTGCTGATCCGGCGCGGGTTCGCGGCGCTGGCGCGGGCGCAGTCGCTGGTCGCGGCGGGGGCGCCGGGGCCCGGCCCGTACGCGCTGCAGGCGGCCATCGCCGCCTGCCACGCGCGGGCGCCGCGGGCGGAGGACACGGACTGGGGGCAGATCGTCCGGCTCTACGAGGCGCTGGCGCGGGTGGCGCCGTCGCCGGTGGTGGAGCTGAACCGGGCGGTGGCGGTGTCCATGGCGTACGGGCCCGGGGAGGCGCTGCGGATCGTCGACGGGCTCGCGGACGAGCCGGCGCTGAAGGACTACCACCTGCTGCCCAGCGTCCGCGGCGACCTGCTGCGGCGGCTGGGGCGGGCGGCGGAGGCGCGGGCGGAGTTCGCGCGGGCGGCGGACCTGACGCGCAACGCGCAGGAGCGCACGCTGCTGCAGACCCGAGCGGAGTCCTCGCCGGACGGGCTATAG
- the paaK gene encoding phenylacetate--CoA ligase PaaK, protein MSPGELRAYQLDRLRATLRRAYDNVPLYRRKFDAAGVTPDDCRTLDDLARFPFTTKDDLRADYPFGMFAVPVADVRRLHASSGTTGLPTVVGYTAADLDTWSGLVARSIRAAGGRPGHRVHVAYGYGLFTGGLGAHYGAERLGCTVIPASGGMTARQVQLIRDFAPEVIMVTPSYMLTIIDEFERQGIDPRTSSLRVGIFGAEPWTEEMRREIEERAGLDAVDIYGLSEVIGPGVAQECVETKDGLHVWEDHFLPEVVDPVTDEVRSAGEGGELVFTSLTKEAMPVVRYRTRDLSRLLPGTARPAFRRMEKVTGRCDDMIILRGVNVFPSQIEEIVLRTPGVAPHFQLRLHREGRLDRMTVRAEARPGAPVEQRAAAGEAIARRVREGVGVGVEVEVVEPETLERSVGKIRRVVDERAG, encoded by the coding sequence ATGTCCCCGGGCGAACTCCGCGCGTACCAGCTCGACCGCCTCCGCGCCACGCTCCGCCGCGCGTACGACAACGTCCCCCTGTACCGCCGCAAGTTCGACGCCGCCGGCGTCACCCCCGACGACTGCCGCACGCTCGACGACCTCGCCCGCTTCCCCTTCACCACGAAGGACGACCTGCGCGCGGACTACCCCTTCGGGATGTTCGCCGTCCCCGTCGCCGACGTCCGCCGCCTGCACGCCTCCAGCGGCACCACCGGCCTGCCCACCGTCGTCGGCTACACCGCGGCCGACCTCGACACCTGGTCCGGCCTCGTCGCGCGCTCCATCCGCGCCGCGGGCGGCCGGCCCGGCCACCGGGTGCATGTCGCGTACGGCTACGGCCTGTTCACCGGCGGCCTCGGCGCCCACTACGGCGCCGAGCGGCTCGGCTGCACGGTCATCCCCGCCTCCGGGGGGATGACCGCGCGGCAGGTGCAGCTCATCCGGGACTTCGCGCCCGAGGTCATCATGGTGACGCCGTCCTACATGCTCACGATCATCGACGAGTTCGAGCGCCAGGGCATCGACCCGCGGACCAGCTCGCTGCGCGTCGGCATCTTCGGCGCCGAACCGTGGACGGAGGAGATGCGGCGCGAGATCGAGGAGCGGGCGGGCCTGGACGCGGTGGACATATACGGCCTGTCGGAGGTCATCGGGCCGGGCGTCGCGCAGGAGTGCGTGGAGACCAAGGACGGGCTGCACGTGTGGGAGGACCACTTCCTGCCGGAGGTCGTGGACCCGGTGACGGACGAGGTGAGGTCGGCGGGCGAGGGGGGCGAGCTGGTGTTCACCTCGCTGACGAAGGAGGCCATGCCGGTCGTCCGCTACCGCACCCGCGACCTCAGCAGGCTGCTGCCCGGGACGGCGCGGCCGGCGTTCCGGCGGATGGAGAAGGTCACCGGACGCTGCGACGACATGATCATCCTGCGCGGCGTGAACGTCTTCCCGAGCCAGATCGAGGAGATCGTGCTCCGCACGCCGGGCGTGGCCCCGCACTTCCAGTTGCGGCTGCACCGGGAGGGCCGTCTCGACCGGATGACGGTACGGGCCGAGGCCCGGCCGGGGGCGCCGGTGGAGCAGCGGGCGGCGGCGGGCGAGGCGATCGCGCGGCGGGTGCGGGAGGGCGTGGGGGTGGGCGTGGAGGTCGAGGTCGTGGAGCCGGAGACGCTGGAGCGGTCGGTGGGCAAGATCCGCAGGGTGGTGGACGAGCGGGCGGGGTAG